Genomic segment of Acidobacteriota bacterium:
TCCGGCGCATCTTCCACTACCCGCCCTACACCCGCATGGTCCAGCTGCTCCTGCGGGACAGTCAGCGAGAACGGGGAGAAGCCCGCATGGCGGAGCTCTCGCGGAAGATTCACGCCCATCCCCTGGCCCGCGGCGTGCGCATCGCCGGCCCGGCCCCGGCACCGCTGGAAAAGCTCCGGGGCAAGTGGCGCTTCCAGCTCCTGCTGCGGGATCCATCGAGCCAAAAGCTCCGTCGCCTGCTGGAGGCGGTGCTGCCGTCCAAGCCCGACAGCGACCTGGTGGTGGATGTGGATCCGCAGGATCTGCTCTAGGTTTGACTCCCCCCCGCGGCGTCTATAAGCTTCGCTCCCATGCAGTCCCCGGAGTATGCGTTCGAAGAGCCCCTGGTCGAGTTACGGCGGCGGATCGAGGAGTTGGAGGCTTATCCCGAAGGGAGCGGTCACAGCAAAGATATCGACCGCCTGCGCAAAGAGCTCGGCCGCAAGACGGCGGAGGTCTACAGCAACCTCGGCCGCTGGCAGAAGACCCTCGTGGCACGGCACCAGGACCGGCCCCACACCCTGGACTACATTGAGCGGTTGATGGACGAGTGGGTGGAGATCCACGGCGACCGGGCCTTCGCCGACGATCCCGCTCTGGTCTCCGGCTTCGCCCGCTTTCGCGGCCGCACCGTGGCGGTGATCGGTCATCAGAAGGGGCGCAGCACCAAATCCCGCATCCGCCGCAACTTCGGCCAGCCGCGCCCCGAGGGCTATCGCAAGGCCCTGCGGGTGATGCAGCTGGCGGAGAAGTTTCGCCGCCCCATCCTGACCTTCATCGACACCCCCGGGGCCTATCCCGGCATCGGCGCCGAGGAGCGGGGGCAGGCGGAGGCCATCGCCCGCAACCTGGTGGAGATGGCTAGCCTGCGGGTGCCCCTGGTGGCCACCATCACCGGTGAGGGGGGCAGCGGAGGAGCTCTCGCCCTGGGCATCGGAGATCGCGTTCTGATGCTCGAATACGCCACCTACTCGGTGATTTCTCCGGAGGGCTGCGCCGCCATCCTGTGGAAAGACCAGGCGCGCAAGGCGGACGCTGCGGAAGCCCTCAAGCTCACCGCGCCGGACCTGCGCCAGCTGGAGGTGGTGGACGAGGTGATCCCGGAGCCCGCCGGCGGCGCCCACACCGACCCCCAGGTCACCGCCCTGCGCGTTGGGGATCGACTGGAAGAGATCCTCAACGAGCTGTCCCAGGTCGAGCCGGAGCAGCTCATCCGCGCCCGCAGAGCCAAGTTCCGCCGCCTCGGCGTGCATCGCTGAGGCGGCCTCCCGTGTCCTCTCGTTCCGGCGCTTCCCCCTCGCCGGCTGCCCCCGCCAACGCATGCCGTTGGGATGCCGCCGAGGTTCCCGAAGCTGCTCGCGACCTGGTGCAGGCGGGGATTCCGCCGCGGCTGGCACCGCTGCTGGCACGGCGGGGACTGGAGGATCCGGACTCCGCCCGCCGCTTCCTCACCCCCACTCCCGACCACCTCCACGACCCCTTCCTCCTCGCCGGCATGGACGCCGCGGTGGAACGCCTGCTGGCGATGCGGGAGGAGGGAGCCAAGGTCGCCATCGTCGGAGATTACGACGTCGACGGCGTCACCGCTGCGGCGCTCCTCAGCGCGGTTTTCGAAGCCTGCGGCTTGGGCGTGGAAACGATCCTGCCGCGGCGGATGAGTGAGGGTTATGGATTTCAGCCGGTGCACGTGGAACGGGCCGCCGCCGCCGGCTGCCGGCTCATCGTCACCGCCGACTGCGGAACCACGTCCCAGGCCGCGGTCAGCGCCGCCGGGGAAGCGGGGCTCGAGGTGGTGGTGACGGACCACCACCTGCCCGACCAGCCGCTGCCCGAGGGCACGGTGCAGATCAATCCCAAACAGTCCCACTGCGACTATCCCTTCCCTGAGCTCTCCGGCGCCGGCCTGGCGCTCAAGCTGGCCCTGGCCCTGGCCCAGCGCGTCGAGCGTCCACTGCCCTTGCCGGCCCTGCTGCGCATCGCCTGTCTGGGGACCATCGCGGATCTCGTGCCCCTGGTGGGGGAGAATCGGGTCATCGCCGCCCTCGGTCTGCGGGCCTTGAGCGAAACTCGCTCGGTGGGGCCGGGCCTCCAGGCCCTGATGCGCCAATCCGGTCTCAAGCTGCCCATCACCGCCGTCGACGTCGGGTTCCGCCTCGGTCCGCGCATCAACGCCGCCGGCCGCCTGGACACCGCCGACACCGCTCTCGAGCTCCTGCTCTGCCGGGATCGCCAGCGCGCCGCCGCTCTGGCACGGCAGCTCGACGATTGGAACCGCCGCCGTCAGGACGAGGAGATGAAGGTGGTGGAAGAGGCCCGCCAGATGGTTCTCGACCTGCCCTCCCTGCCGCCGGTGATCGCAGCTTGGAGCCCGGATTGGCACCGCGGAGTGGTGGGCATCGCCGCCGGCCGGCTGGCGCGGGAATTCCACCGCCCCTCGATCTTGCTGAGCGTCGAGGGGGAGACCGCCACCGGCTCCGGGCGGAGCATTCGCAACGTGCACCTGCACGACTTTCTGGCGCGCTGGCGGCCTCGCATGGAACGCTTCGGCGGTCACTCCCAGGCCATCGGACTGACCGCTCGCATGGACGCCCTGGAAGAGCTCCGCAACGAGTGGCAGGAAGCCGGAGAAGAGTGGGGGCCGGAAGTCCTCGAACGCCGTCGCCGCTACGACTTGAGCCTGACACCGGAGGAGGTGGGGGAGGAGCTGCTGGAGGAGCTCGAGGCCCTGGAGCCCTTCGGTCAGGAGAATCCCCAGCCGCTGCTGCGCATTGGCCCGCTGAGTCTGGCAGCCCCGCCGCGACTCTTCGGCCGCGGGCATCTGTCGGCGCCGGCCCGGGGAGACGGCGGTGGCCAGGTGCGCCTCCTGGGGTGGTCCTGGCAGGATCGCAAAGAGGATCTCAGCGGCCGCTTCGAAGTCCTGGCCTATCTGGAACGGGATACCTA
This window contains:
- the recJ gene encoding single-stranded-DNA-specific exonuclease RecJ → MSSRSGASPSPAAPANACRWDAAEVPEAARDLVQAGIPPRLAPLLARRGLEDPDSARRFLTPTPDHLHDPFLLAGMDAAVERLLAMREEGAKVAIVGDYDVDGVTAAALLSAVFEACGLGVETILPRRMSEGYGFQPVHVERAAAAGCRLIVTADCGTTSQAAVSAAGEAGLEVVVTDHHLPDQPLPEGTVQINPKQSHCDYPFPELSGAGLALKLALALAQRVERPLPLPALLRIACLGTIADLVPLVGENRVIAALGLRALSETRSVGPGLQALMRQSGLKLPITAVDVGFRLGPRINAAGRLDTADTALELLLCRDRQRAAALARQLDDWNRRRQDEEMKVVEEARQMVLDLPSLPPVIAAWSPDWHRGVVGIAAGRLAREFHRPSILLSVEGETATGSGRSIRNVHLHDFLARWRPRMERFGGHSQAIGLTARMDALEELRNEWQEAGEEWGPEVLERRRRYDLSLTPEEVGEELLEELEALEPFGQENPQPLLRIGPLSLAAPPRLFGRGHLSAPARGDGGGQVRLLGWSWQDRKEDLSGRFEVLAYLERDTYRGGTCLRLVDCRPA
- a CDS encoding acetyl-CoA carboxylase carboxyltransferase subunit alpha: MQSPEYAFEEPLVELRRRIEELEAYPEGSGHSKDIDRLRKELGRKTAEVYSNLGRWQKTLVARHQDRPHTLDYIERLMDEWVEIHGDRAFADDPALVSGFARFRGRTVAVIGHQKGRSTKSRIRRNFGQPRPEGYRKALRVMQLAEKFRRPILTFIDTPGAYPGIGAEERGQAEAIARNLVEMASLRVPLVATITGEGGSGGALALGIGDRVLMLEYATYSVISPEGCAAILWKDQARKADAAEALKLTAPDLRQLEVVDEVIPEPAGGAHTDPQVTALRVGDRLEEILNELSQVEPEQLIRARRAKFRRLGVHR